TATATCGAGAAGTATGGTAAGCCCGAAACCATTGATGATCTTGAATCTCATAACATGCTCATTTGGGGCGAAAGGCCAATACGAGACGTGAAGCTATCGACTGGTAATCGCATTACTTTGCGGGGGAATTTTGCCACCACCAACCCTGAGGCTTTATTTTATGGCGCTAAGTGCGGTATGGGTATCTTACTCGCCAGTCAAAAGATGCTTGAAGATTTAATTGAGGTGGGTGAACTGGTCCGAGTATTACCAGATGTAACGGTCGATCACGGGGCTGTGTGTGCTTATTATCCAACCCTTGATTATGAACATACTCGTACGCAGTTATTTATCAAATACCTAAAAGAGCGAATACATCTAAAGGGGTAGTATTTCGGTTGTTCCTGCTGTGTTGCAGTGTTAAAAGTTACATAAATATGTTTTTGTGGTTTTTTGATGTTGAGACTTTTGAGTAGTTAATTTTTCATGCTACTAATATTCCTTTGTTGTATCAGGGAATATACATTTATGTTAGATAATTCAGCACGTTATTCATCCATCGCACTGGCTAAAGAAATAGAGTCTCCTGAGAATCCAGAAGGGCTAGAGAAGCGCGTTGCTTTGATACCGAGTGATGTAGGTCTGCTTGTTCAAGCGGGTATTAAAGTTTATGTTGAGACTGGTGCTGGCGACGGTGTCGGTTTTAGTGATGAAGAATATTTAGCAAATAACGCGATAATGCAAACTGCGGAACAAATTTATGTGAATAAATCACTGATTATTAAATTTAAAGGCCCAGCTATCGCTTCTGTAGAGCAAATAAAAGAAGGCTGTACTTTATTCTGCATGGCTCATTTTCATTCCTACCCAGACCGCGCTAAATTGCTGCAAGATAAACGTATTAACGTTATTGCGATGGAAGAAATACATGAGTCACCTAAGTATGAACCTGATCATAAGATCCTTGCTCGTGTAGCGATGAATGCCGTATTAACCCCTTTTATCAATGCGCAAAGTATCGGTGATTTACAAGTCAGAGTTATTGGTTGGAGTGAACGATTACGAGGAGGTATAAAGCGAGCTGGAAATCGTTCTCCGCGTTCATTACGGGTCATTCAACCGACACTTTCATATGATGAGCTAGATGCTGTAGGCCCTAATGCGCTGTATTTCTATGACAGTCAGACCTTTAACGATCAACAAGACATATTGCTACTGCTACACAATGCGGGTACTCATCTTTTTGATGTGACTGAATTTGAACGTGAGTATGGACAACAAGCAATGTCAGCTTACCGAGACAGCCACCCACCACTCGAATTTGGCTTACGTCGTATAAAATGTTTGCATGAAACAGGTCAAGCTGGTGCCAGATATGGGCTGTCGTTGTTGAAAAAGCATAAACCGTCTGTGGATATTAGCAATATTAAAGCCGTTATCCTTGGTTATGGCAATGTCGGGCAGGGGGCGCTAGATGAATTACACCAACAGGGTGTTAAACATATTCATGTATTAGGTCGGGCTCAAACAGCTAAAGGTAACATCGATTATTGGTTGCAGGATGCTGATATCGTGATTAACGGTGCCGAACAGTCGCCTGAGCTTAGGGGCAAGAATTTTTTAATCACTAACCAACATGTGAAATCGTTAATCCCAGAAAACTCGGTGGTTATTGATTTAGTGGGGGGCAGTGCGACTAATCGTAGTCCGGTAGAACCTGTGGTTAGTTGTAGTTTCTTGACTCAGCCTTATTTTATTCAAGACGGTGTTTTGATCTCATCTTTATGGGGTTGGCCAATGATGGGCATGATGCGTGAAACGGCGGTTCGCTATTCAGGGCAAATTACCGATGTATTGATTGGTCGTGAGAAATTGATTGATGGGCTTGATAAGTTAACGCCGGGTGTGAAACGCGCTTTGGTTTGCGGGCCATTTTAGCTTATTTTCAAGATGCTAGGTTATGACTATCCGCCCTGTTTGAGGACGGATAGAATACTTAATTACCTCACGGTATAACTAACAGTCACTTCCGTAACGTTGCGTAATATAAGTTTCAAAGTTATCGCATAATTGACCATCAGAAATATGATTGTCAGCGATCGTCTCTGCACCATCAACAATACTGATTTTTGCGTTTAATGCAGCTGGTTGAACTCGAGTTCTTTTTTGCGCAGCTTCGATTTTTGCTTGTTCTTGTAGCCAAGCCTGCTCACTGGTTTTATTACAGGTTTCAGCAAGGTAAGTAGCAGAGAAACCTTCGCCAGTTAAGCTACGTAAGGTTGCATCGTGACTAATGCTGTTACCCGGCTTCCAGTAATGCTCAGCCAGTAACGGACCAATTGCTGGATTATCGGTTAGGTAGCCAAATTTCTCGATAAAGTAAGCACGAGTTTGATATACCGCCATATGCGCAAGTAGGTAACCTTGGTAAGAACAAGCGGCTTCTTGCGATAGCAAATGAGGAACAGCGAGTAATGGTCGTGGACTTGCTGCTAGGCCAAGAATACGTTGCTCAGTATCACGGGCTAGCGTTGTTATGTATTCAGGTGTTAACACGTCTTCATCAGCGCTATACACTGCCCATTCAAAATAAGGCAC
This Moritella sp. 5 DNA region includes the following protein-coding sequences:
- a CDS encoding alanine dehydrogenase gives rise to the protein MLDNSARYSSIALAKEIESPENPEGLEKRVALIPSDVGLLVQAGIKVYVETGAGDGVGFSDEEYLANNAIMQTAEQIYVNKSLIIKFKGPAIASVEQIKEGCTLFCMAHFHSYPDRAKLLQDKRINVIAMEEIHESPKYEPDHKILARVAMNAVLTPFINAQSIGDLQVRVIGWSERLRGGIKRAGNRSPRSLRVIQPTLSYDELDAVGPNALYFYDSQTFNDQQDILLLLHNAGTHLFDVTEFEREYGQQAMSAYRDSHPPLEFGLRRIKCLHETGQAGARYGLSLLKKHKPSVDISNIKAVILGYGNVGQGALDELHQQGVKHIHVLGRAQTAKGNIDYWLQDADIVINGAEQSPELRGKNFLITNQHVKSLIPENSVVIDLVGGSATNRSPVEPVVSCSFLTQPYFIQDGVLISSLWGWPMMGMMRETAVRYSGQITDVLIGREKLIDGLDKLTPGVKRALVCGPF